The DNA segment CGGGTCCCCCTTTTCTGCGGCATCTTGGATCAGCCGAAGCCCCTTCGCCGGATCCCGGGGGACCCCTGTGCCCAGGATTAGAGCCACGCCGTAAACGGCTTGGGCCGTGAGGTTGCCCTTTTCCATGGCCCCGCGAAGGAGCTCGCCGGCGCGTTGATAGTCCTCGGCATCGCTTCCTATCCGGCGGTACCGGTTCCCCAGCATGAGCGCCATCCAGGTGGCCCCCCAGGTGCTCCCCCGGCCTTGGGCCCAGGAAAAGAAGTCCCAGGCTTTGTTCAAGTCCCTGGGATAGACCACCCCGTCCAGGTAGAGGTAGCCGATGACCACGCCCTCCGTGGGGTTGCCCGCTTGGTAGCTTTGGACGATCGCGGCCAAGGCGGAGTTTCGGTCCGGTCCATCGCTCTTGGCCGCCGCAACCCAGGTCCAGAAGGGGTCCTGGGGTTGCGCTGTAGCCGAAAGGGCGAGGAGGACGAGGAGGAAACCTGCCAAGCCTTTGCGCATCCTTGGTTCACCTCCGGTCCCAGTCTACAGTCGGGGCCCACCCCCCCTGAAGGCGCGGTCGGGCTCGAGCACAGGCCACCACTGGGAACGGGCGGGGTCTATAAGCGGGGGACGGTAGGAGAAAAAGTGGGTGGTGTCGGTGGTACCAGTCGGGTCGATTACTGCTACGCTACCCCCGCCCCCGCTGTCTTGGTTTTAGTTGGAGCTAGAGTCGGTGGAGTCAGTGGTCTTCTTAGTGTCGTTGGGCTCCTTAGTGTCGTTGGGCTTAGTGTCATTGGTACTCGAGGGGTCCCTCGGCGTGCAGTCACGTTCCCTCTGCACATCGTACATCTCGTCCCGCGTGGTGCTAGTGAAGGTGAGGGTCCCCCTCGAGGACAGCCCCCCCGCGCTCGGGCTCCAGGTCTTCAGCTTGCGCCAGTACTCGGTGACGGTGACGGTCCCTTTCAGGTCCGATGGACAGTCTTCTGTGCGCGTTTTGGTCCAGGTGGCCAGCACCTCGTCCCCCGGAGCGGCGTAGTAGCCCGGGGCCGCCTGCCGGCAACTCCCGTCGTAGCAAAGGGTGCCGGGCAGGGGGCCGGTGTAGGTCGCGGTCACGGTGGCGCTGCTGTAGGAGCGCACCGTGGCCTGGGCGGGCGAAACGGACTGCAGGGTATAGATTCCCGTCCAGGAGACGGAGCCCTGGGACCTCGAGACCAAGGCCTCTGCGCTCGCCGAGAGCCCGTAGACCTTGGGCAGGGCGGAGAGGCTCCGAGAGCCGCCACTTCCGAGGGTGGCCCCATGAGGTCCCGCAATTGCATTCCTAGAGTTGTCCCCAAACTCAGAGAGGCAGGTACAGGATGGCGTTCTCCAGCTCCCCGGGCCGCGCCGTAGCCAGGAGAAGCTCCAGATCCTCTAGGATCCGGCCTACGCCAACCCCCCGGCGCAAGAGGATGAGTCCCGGCATAGGCTTTCCCCCTCTATGCGCCGCGCGGCCTCGGCGCTCAGGGTGGCCCGGTCCCTGGACACCACCACCCGCCCTTCCCTGGCAGCCCACTCCAGGATTTCGGGGTCCGACCTCCCTCCAAGGCCCACATCCACCACCCGCACCACGTCTAGCCCAGGGTGGCGCCGCCTCAGGCCGAGGAGGAGGGCCTTCTCCACGTTCTCGTCAAGGAGAAGCTTCACGCCCTACCCAGCCGGGCTAGAAGGGGCTTAGGAAGGTGGGCCCTGGCCCGCTCCTCCGCCTCCCGGGTCTCCCTCTTTACCCTCTCCCGGTAGGCGGCCACCTCCTCCGGGTGGCGCAGGGCCCAGGCCAGGATGGCGTACACGTCCGCGAGGTTCAGGCTGGGGTAGGCCAGGACCATCTCCTCAGGGGAGAGGCCCCCCTCGTAGGCGTCCAGGAGGTCTTCTAGGTAGACCCGGGTGCCCTCTACCCGGAGGCCTCCGGCCTCGTCCGCCACCAGGGGGATCCGCTCAGTCAGGATCATGCGCCTCTCAGTATACTCTGGGGCAGTCTACGCCAGTAATGCAGTCTACGCCAGCAATCCGGGTCACCCCTGTCGCGTCGTTATGTAGGGTTCCCCCTGAGCGCACCGCGATCGGGGCGGTGGTTCTAGCCTCGAGGGTTGAGAAGGAAAGGAGGGCGCGTTCGGGGGCGCCCGGACGCCCCGGGCCCTCTCCCTTGCGGCCAGCCCGGAGGCGGGTTAGGGTAAACCCATGCAGGTCCTACTCTACCAGGACCTCGAGGTCCCCCCCACCTCCAGGAGCGCCTGGAGCGGGTGCTGGGGGCCCTGCGCTCGGGGCACCTGGCCCAGGCCGAGCTGAAGAAGCTCACGCCCACCCCCTACTTCCGCGCCAAGCTCAGCGACCGCGACCGCCTCCTCCTCAAACCGGTGCGGGTGGGGGAGGAGGGGGCTTGGCTTGTCCTCGAGGTCATCCCCAACCACGCCTACCACCGCTCCCGCTTCCTCCGAGGGGCAGAGGTGCGGGAGGAGGAAGTCCTGGTCCCGGAGCCCGTCCTTGCCCAAGCCGAGCCCGTGCGCCACCTGGACCTCAAGGCGCCCCGCTTCCACCTCCTGGACAAGCCCCTCACCTTTGACCAGGCCCAGGAGGCCGTCCTCCGGGCCCCGCTTCCCCTCCTCCTGGGCCCGGCGGGCTCCGGGAAAACCGCCTTGGTGCTGGAAAAGCTTCGCCAGCAAGCAGGGCACGTCCTCTACACCACCCTAAGCCCCTTCCTGGCCCGGGAGGCTCGCCGCCTCTACTTTGCCCACGGCTACGAGAACCCCTATCAGGAGGCCGACTTCCTCTCCTTCCGCGAGTTCCTGGAAACCCTCGAGGTGCCCAAGGGAAGGGAGGTGGGCTTCCGCGACTTCCTCCGCTTCTTCGCCCCCCGGGCCCGGGCTTATGCCTTCACCCACGCCCACGCCCTCTTTGAGGAGTTCCGGGGGGTACTTTTGGCGAACCCCGTGGGGCCCCTCTCCCTGGAGGCCTACCTGGCCCTGGGGGTGCGGCAGAGCCTCTACCCCAAGGACCTAAGGCCCCAGGTGTACGCGCTCTTCCGGAACTACCTGGACTTCCTCCAGGAGGAGGGGCTCTACGACCCTAGCCTCCTCGCCCACCGCTACCGGGAGCGGGTGGAGCCCGTCTACGACTTCGTGGCGGTGGACGAGGTTCAGGACCTCACCCTGGCCCAGGTGGACCTTCTCCTCCGCAGCCTCAAGGTCAAGGGGGCCTTTCTCCTCTCCGGGGACAGCCACCAGATCGTCCACCCCAACTTCTTCAGCTGGGCCACCCTGAAAAGCTACTTCTTTCGGGAGGACGCCCAGGCCGTGGAGCGCATCACCGTCCTTAAGGCCAACTACCGCAACGCCCGGAAGGTCTCCGAGCTCGCCAACCGCCTCCTCAAGCTCAAGCAGGCCCGCTTCGGTTCCGTGGATCGGGAGAGCACCTACCTGGTGGAGCCCCAAGGGGAGAGGGAGGGACGGGTGGTCCTCCACCGGGCGGCGCCCGAGCTCCTGAAGGAGCTGGACCGGCGGACCCGGCAGAGCGCCCAGGTGGCGGTGGTGGTCCTCCGGGACGAGGACAAGGAGCGCGCCCGCCAGGTCCTGGGCACGCCCCTCCTCTTCTCCACCCAGGAGGTGAAGGGCCTGGAGTACCCCACCGTGGTCCTCTTCCGCCCCGTAGACAGCGCCCCCGAGGTCTACCGGGAGGTGGCCCGGGGGGTGGGCCCGGAGGACCTCGAGGGCCCCCTGGTCTACCGCAGGGCCCGCGACAAGGAGGACAAGTCCCTGGAGGTCTATAAGTTCTACACCAACGCCCTCTACGTGGCCGTGACCCGGGCGGTGGAGGAGGTGGTCTGGCTGGAGGAAGACCCCCAGCACCCCTTTTTGCGCCTTTTGGGCCTGGAGCCCGGGAAGGAGCTGGAGGTGGCCGCTCGGGCCTCCAGCCGGGAGGAGTGGGCCAGGGAGGCGGCC comes from the Thermus islandicus DSM 21543 genome and includes:
- a CDS encoding DUF5615 family PIN-like protein; translation: MKLLLDENVEKALLLGLRRRHPGLDVVRVVDVGLGGRSDPEILEWAAREGRVVVSRDRATLSAEAARRIEGESLCRDSSSCAGGLA
- a CDS encoding DUF433 domain-containing protein; translation: MILTERIPLVADEAGGLRVEGTRVYLEDLLDAYEGGLSPEEMVLAYPSLNLADVYAILAWALRHPEEVAAYRERVKRETREAEERARAHLPKPLLARLGRA